The region TGTTGATGATTATAGCACAAAGTGAGGCTGTCAATTGGTGGAGTGAGGGTAAGAAAAGAATTACAAGATCCGAGAGCTGAGAAAATAAGCACCGAGTTTCGAGTAAAGAGTTGCGAGAAAAACAATAAAAATAGCCATGCTGGGCTACGCCCAGGCTACGCGTGACTTTGTCACGGCCTTGCATTCCTCCGGAATGGCTATGCGCCTGCGGCGGAGAAGAACCAAGTTACGAGTTACGAGAGTAATCGGGAATCCGAGATGACGAGAAGAAACTCCGCTCGGTTCGTTGTCGGTTGTACGTGGCTTCGCAAGCCAAGAAGCGAGAGACTGAGAATCGAGTCATGAGTTGCGAGAAAAACAATAAAATAGCCATGCTGGGCTTCGCCCAGGCTATGCTTGACTACGTCACGGCCTTGCATTCCTCCGGAATGGCTGTGCGCCTGCGGCGGAGAAGAACCAAGTTACGAGTCACGAGAGTATTGAAATACTGGTTTCTACTTTACTTCACCTCCATACTTTTTTGCTCTTCTGATGCCCTTTCGACAATTCGCAGAGCTTCGTCAAGCATGGGGTCGGATTCACCAATTAGCCAAGATATTTTTTCTTCAAGGCTCAGGTTTATGGGGAATATCCGGCTCTATATGTCTTCTCTCTTCAAGAAGCAAGATCCTCGTTTTTGACAGATTTGCGATGCATTTTGTGTTTGGAATAAATATTCCTGTCGATTAGCCCCAAAATTCGCTGCTTCGCTTGCCCTTTCTCCGAGAATCGTTCCAATGCCTTCTCTTACCAAAAAACCAAGAAATATGAGAGTAGCGGAAAAAATATCTTCATCCGTTAGAATCCACAGCTTTCCAGAAAACTGTTTCTTCGTAGGATACACATTCACACCATAATCTAAAATAGCGTATTTAACTACTTCCCTTGTATAAGATTTCGCCCCGATTCCTTTGGCCAATTTCGTTGGTTTATCTACAAAATATTGCAGGAGACTCACTACGTTTCCTGTACTACCTCCCGAATTGCTTCTAACATCAATAATTAGATTGGTGATGTCGCTATCTATCGCTTCCTACATTTTCTTTACTGTTTCATTCTTATATGATCCATTAAAACTCGGAACTTTCAAAACTCCAATAGAGCCATACAACTCAAATGATGGGTTCCTTTCTCTTACTGATTGAGTAATCCATCTATAATCCTTTGAACTTGTAGCTTCCAAATTCAGTACTTTTTCTTCATTTTTGTAAAGATATGTAATCTCAAATTCCTCGATTCCCCACCATTCAGGTAATGCCTGGATGAAGTAATTCACCAGAAAATTAAGTCTACTCTCTGGAGTTTCACCGGTTCCATACATTTCCAGTTCCTGGATAATATTCTCAATCGGAATACCGTTGATCTTTGTTACAATGGCTCCAACTGGCAGTTCGCAGACTGAATTGATTACAACTGCTTTATCTTTCACAATGTGCAACCTAAATGGAAATACTCTGATTACTGCATCTGATGGAGGACGTAAAAAGGAATGCTGGTCGTGAAGAATGGCTATTAACGGAGCAGCTATCATGTAGAATTCCGACCAGGTCATATCGTGGTCTAATTGAGCTCTTTTCTTTTCGACAAGATTCCAGAATACATCTTCATCTACCTTGAGCTATGGATTGTAAAACTCCTCAACTATTTTGGAGACGAGAAAATCTAAATCCTCTCTCAACTGCTCGGGAGTAAAAAGCTTTTCGGCTATTGTGAAAGTGGAGATGAGTAAAAGGATCACTATGAGTATGAACTTCATTTTATTCACCCCAATCCCCCCATGGTTATTATTCAGATAGTAGAATAGTTGATTAGGTGTTTTGGATCGTTAATTATTGACTATATCTGCCATTGATTTTAACCAGTCGATTTTCCAACCAAACAAGGTTTTCTTGAGATAGTATCGCCTGGGTTCTTGCAACTCCCGGATGATTTGAATTCCATCTTTGCAACTGCTCTTAACAAGCATTATTAGATGGTCTTCTTCAGAATTGTATTCGAGTATTCTGGTCGCTATACCACAAGTTTTGCCTCCCCTTGCCCAATAATCGACTACCTGTGCATAACCAATTTTATCGAGTTCTCCTTTGTAGTACGTCAGAAAAACGGCCTTATATTCACCGGGCTTGTAGAGTAATTTTCTGACTTTCTTATACAATATTTCGCTCTCTTTTTTATGGTCTGACTTATAACTATCGAATGTGTATTTAGTTGACTCACGCTTAAACAAATAATCACTCTCCATTACATCACTAAGGAACGAATGGTATTCAAAAAGCACTCTGTACGCTTGCTCAGGTTTTTGTGCGGAATTTGAATACCAAATGAAAACACAGACAGCTATCACCGCTGTTACAACGATCAACAGTAACATTACCTTCTTTTCGCTCATATCTATTGCCACCACTCATTCCAGATATTTAATGTGCCGGTAAATACATAGTCTTCCCATACTGACCTGGCAATCGATATCAACGTTGCGTTGTCATAGTAATTTGGAGATTTTTTCTCACCCACAAAGCTTTTATTGCCTTCTTTGCTAACCGGTTCATATCGTGTTGGTAGACCATAGCTATCAAATTCTATAGGTATAAATGCGGTAGCTACATCTTTTCTATAATACTGCCTTGCATGAGCATAAACGCAGTCTGTGCTTACATAAGGAGAGTCATTTCTGGCTGTAACAATCTTTTCTATATCGACTTTTCCCTCTTGTATTGCGAGAGTGGCGTTTTTTTCCGGAGACAAATCGACATATTGGGATAATATTGAATCTATCAAACTGGCTACTGGAGAAGGAATAAAAATATCTAGAAATTCGCCTACAACATATCCAACTGTAATGTTTGCCAAATGCCCAAGTGTATCAGACCATGATTCAACGGGAGTATAACTTATATGAGGCTCCTCATATGTTGAAATCTCAAACCAAGTACCTTCATTTCCTGGATCTAGTTCATCTCCGAATACCTCGGAAAATTTAGAACCGGAATCATAAATGGTAACCATTTCTTTCTTTTCATGATCCAGCACTTCTATTCTGCTTATATTGCCTTCTATGTCATAAAAAAGGATTTTTTCTATGTTTTCTTCGCAGTCATAATATTCAGATTTTATTATTAATCCATCATAAGTGTAATAATCTCTAGAAACGAGTACTTTTTTTATAGAGCTAGATGCTTCCTCGCTCGTTGTATTATCTTTACTCTGGTTTACAGCTTCCTCGTTATAAATTTCAGAAAGATCTGCAAAGCAAGCTGTCAGCAAAAACGCGAGCATAATGATAATAAGCGTTATCAAGAAACTTATTTTTTTCATTTTACCTCCCCCTTACAAGAATTTTGGTAGAACAGTTCATATGATACTCCCTGAGAATTTGATAAAGAATCTGTTTT is a window of Kosmotoga arenicorallina S304 DNA encoding:
- a CDS encoding S41 family peptidase, which translates into the protein MDSDITNLIIDVRSNSGGSTGNVVSLLQYFVDKPTKLAKGIGAKSYTREVVKYAILDYGVNVYPTKKQFSGKLWILTDEDIFSATLIFLGFLVREGIGTILGERASEAANFGANRQEYLFQTQNASQICQKRGSCFLKREDI